The sequence ATAATAACCACAATTAGGACATATTCTATGCGGAACTTTAGGTTCATGACATTGAGGACACTCAACTAAAGTTGGTAAGTTTAATTTATGATGTGCTCTTCTCTTATTTCTTCTCGATTTTGAAGTTTTTCTCTTAGGAACAGCCAATTATATACCTCCAAACCATTCTATTTTTTTTACTGTTCACTTAAGCTATATTTTCCCATACAAAATACTTATGAAAATATATCATAAAGTCTATAAAATCAACTAAATTATATAAAATGTTAAATAAAATCTATAAATTGTAATTTAACTCAGTAATTAAAAAACTTTTACTTCTCTTCTTCTATAGTTTTTCCCGATAGTTTATCTCTTCCCTTTTCAATTGATAAAAGAAGTTTTTGAAGAGTTGCTTCTAAGTTAGCTAACTTTGAATCTATGTAATCTTCAGCTTCTAATCTTATCCCTCTTGCTTTTGT comes from Actinomycetota bacterium and encodes:
- the rpmF gene encoding 50S ribosomal protein L32; amino-acid sequence: MAVPKRKTSKSRRNKRRAHHKLNLPTLVECPQCHEPKVPHRICPNCGYYNKMEVIKVEKKKKK